In Streptomyces sp. NBC_01707, a genomic segment contains:
- a CDS encoding MarR family winged helix-turn-helix transcriptional regulator, with translation MAKRTASATRQDAVASIVEDWRRERPDLDTAPLEVFGRLHRAFLRYSAAISRPVERKGLSMAGFDVLTALRRAGAPFRRTAGELADSGLISSAGVTLRIDRLEKDGLILRERDPQDRRVVHSRLTDEGLSTIDELFSEHLENERRMLAGLTPAECRQLARLLEKLERSVLAAEDGAAEEA, from the coding sequence ATGGCGAAGAGGACGGCTTCCGCGACGCGGCAGGATGCGGTGGCGTCGATCGTCGAGGACTGGCGGCGGGAGCGGCCGGATCTGGATACGGCTCCGCTGGAGGTGTTCGGCCGGCTGCATCGGGCGTTCTTGCGGTACAGCGCGGCGATTTCGCGGCCGGTGGAGCGCAAGGGCCTGTCGATGGCGGGGTTCGATGTGCTGACCGCGTTGCGCAGGGCGGGTGCGCCGTTTCGTCGTACGGCGGGTGAGCTGGCGGATTCCGGGCTGATCAGTTCGGCCGGTGTGACGTTGCGGATCGACAGGCTGGAGAAGGACGGGCTGATTCTGCGGGAGCGGGATCCGCAGGACCGTCGGGTGGTGCATTCGCGGCTGACGGACGAGGGTCTGTCGACGATCGACGAGTTGTTCTCTGAGCATCTGGAGAACGAGCGGCGGATGCTGGCGGGGCTCACTCCTGCGGAGTGCCGGCAGTTGGCGCGGTTGTTGGAGAAGCTGGAGCGGTCCGTGCTCGCGGCGGAGGACGGGGCGGCCGAGGAGGCGTAG
- a CDS encoding SDR family oxidoreductase, protein MAADDTPRTADAPRTVVVTGAGRGLGLAAARRIGADGYRVVIAELDERTGKQAADDLRADGITADFHPLDVADPHSVDALAATLAGDGTTLHGLVNNAGLANAVGGKPFHEIDVEAWDRIMTVNARGPWLVARALLPLMKAGGGRIVNLASDAALYGSPRLAHYIASKGAVISLTRAMARETGDLGITVNAVAPGLTEGESSVDIPAERHELYRLNRAISRPQQPADLVGLIAFLVGDESGYITGQTFAVNGGFTMH, encoded by the coding sequence ATGGCCGCCGACGACACCCCCCGTACAGCGGACGCCCCCCGTACGGTCGTCGTCACCGGCGCCGGCCGCGGCCTGGGACTGGCCGCGGCCCGCCGGATCGGCGCCGACGGCTACCGCGTCGTCATCGCCGAACTCGACGAACGGACCGGCAAGCAGGCCGCCGACGACCTGCGCGCCGACGGCATCACCGCGGACTTCCACCCGCTCGACGTCGCCGACCCGCACTCCGTCGACGCCCTCGCCGCCACCCTCGCCGGCGACGGCACCACGCTCCACGGCCTGGTCAACAACGCCGGTCTGGCCAACGCGGTCGGCGGGAAGCCGTTCCACGAGATCGACGTGGAGGCGTGGGACCGCATCATGACGGTCAACGCCCGCGGTCCCTGGCTCGTCGCCCGTGCCCTCCTGCCGCTCATGAAGGCGGGCGGCGGCCGGATCGTCAACCTCGCCTCGGACGCGGCGCTGTACGGGTCGCCCCGCCTCGCCCACTACATCGCCTCCAAGGGCGCCGTCATCTCCCTGACCCGGGCCATGGCCCGCGAGACCGGAGACCTCGGCATCACCGTCAACGCGGTCGCCCCCGGACTGACCGAGGGGGAGTCCTCCGTAGACATCCCCGCCGAACGGCACGAGCTGTACCGGCTGAACCGGGCGATCTCCCGGCCCCAGCAACCGGCGGACCTGGTCGGCCTGATCGCCTTCCTCGTCGGCGACGAGTCCGGCTACATCACCGGCCAGACCTTCGCCGTCAACGGCGGCTTCACCATGCACTGA
- a CDS encoding 2Fe-2S iron-sulfur cluster-binding protein: MTTDGQELQLDLLVHRMTWEADGVLGIELTRPDGTPLPAWAPGAHIDVHTGGHIRQYSLCSDPADPTRWRIGILKEPASRGGSAHIHTQLRPGQTLRVQGPRNHFELDAEGNAGSFLFIAGGIGITPILAMAREATRRAIPWRLVHGGRTRTSMAFGAELTALAELPGGSVEFVPQDEQGHIDLDTLLGDLPADTQVYCCGPEPLLAAVEERCPTARTERFAAPTAAPRDGEDTGFDVVCSRTGTTVQVGPDTSVLDALEGAGISVPSSCRDGICGTCETKVLEGTPDHRDFLLSDTEKATGASMMPCVSRACTPRLVLDL; encoded by the coding sequence ATGACCACCGACGGACAAGAACTCCAGCTCGACCTGCTCGTCCACCGCATGACCTGGGAAGCCGACGGCGTCCTCGGCATCGAACTCACCCGCCCGGACGGCACCCCCCTCCCCGCCTGGGCGCCCGGCGCACACATCGACGTACACACCGGCGGCCACATCCGCCAGTACTCCCTGTGCTCCGACCCCGCCGACCCCACCCGCTGGCGCATCGGCATCCTCAAGGAACCCGCATCCCGCGGCGGCTCCGCCCACATCCACACCCAGCTGCGGCCCGGCCAGACCCTCCGCGTCCAAGGCCCCCGCAACCACTTCGAACTCGACGCCGAAGGCAACGCCGGCAGCTTCCTCTTCATCGCAGGCGGCATCGGCATCACCCCGATCCTCGCCATGGCCCGCGAAGCGACCCGCCGCGCCATCCCATGGCGCCTCGTCCACGGCGGCCGCACCCGCACCTCCATGGCCTTCGGAGCCGAACTCACCGCACTGGCCGAACTCCCCGGCGGATCGGTCGAGTTCGTCCCCCAGGACGAGCAGGGCCACATCGACCTCGACACCCTCCTCGGCGACCTCCCCGCAGACACCCAGGTCTACTGCTGCGGACCGGAACCCCTCCTCGCCGCCGTCGAGGAACGCTGCCCCACCGCCCGCACGGAACGCTTCGCCGCCCCGACGGCAGCCCCCCGCGACGGAGAGGACACAGGCTTCGACGTCGTCTGCTCCCGCACCGGAACCACCGTCCAGGTCGGCCCCGACACCTCGGTCCTGGACGCACTCGAAGGCGCAGGAATCTCCGTACCCTCCTCCTGCCGCGACGGCATCTGCGGCACCTGCGAGACCAAGGTCCTCGAAGGCACCCCCGACCACCGGGACTTCCTGCTCTCCGACACCGAGAAGGCCACCGGCGCGTCGATGATGCCCTGCGTCTCCCGCGCCTGCACCCCGCGCCTCGTCCTCGACCTCTGA
- a CDS encoding SDR family oxidoreductase — protein sequence MDLGLADRSILVTGGSSGVGLATVRMLLAEGARVATCGRRADALTAALDGLAGPDRLHHAPCDVRDEAAVKAFTEEAADRFGGLDGLVNNAGASRMKPFAETTADDWRDELELKFFGVLNPLHAALPHLRKSGNASVVNINAVLAKQPETRLMTTSAARAGILNLSTSLSKELAPDGIRVNSVCLGLVDTGQWERRYAASGSPLDYAAWQAELAADRGIALGRLGNADEVAYAVTTLLSPRASYITGTTVDVCGGVNRSVA from the coding sequence ATGGACCTCGGCCTCGCCGACCGCAGCATCCTCGTCACCGGCGGCAGCTCCGGCGTCGGCCTCGCCACGGTCCGCATGCTGCTCGCCGAAGGTGCCCGCGTCGCCACCTGCGGCCGCCGCGCCGACGCCCTCACCGCCGCCCTCGACGGACTCGCCGGACCGGACAGACTCCACCACGCCCCCTGCGACGTACGCGACGAAGCGGCAGTCAAGGCGTTCACCGAAGAAGCCGCCGACCGCTTCGGCGGCCTCGACGGCCTCGTCAACAACGCCGGCGCCTCCCGGATGAAACCCTTCGCCGAGACCACCGCCGACGACTGGCGCGACGAACTCGAACTCAAATTCTTCGGCGTCCTCAACCCCCTCCACGCCGCCCTGCCCCACCTGCGCAAGTCCGGCAACGCCTCCGTCGTCAACATCAACGCCGTACTCGCCAAACAGCCCGAGACCCGGCTCATGACCACCAGCGCCGCCCGCGCCGGCATCCTCAACCTCTCGACCTCCCTGTCGAAGGAACTCGCCCCCGACGGCATCCGCGTCAACTCCGTCTGCCTCGGCCTCGTCGACACCGGGCAGTGGGAACGCCGCTACGCGGCATCCGGCAGCCCCCTCGACTACGCCGCCTGGCAGGCCGAACTCGCCGCCGACCGGGGCATCGCACTCGGCCGCCTCGGCAACGCCGACGAAGTCGCGTACGCCGTCACCACCCTCCTCTCACCCCGGGCGTCGTACATCACCGGCACCACCGTCGACGTCTGCGGCGGCGTCAACCGATCCGTCGCATAA
- a CDS encoding cupin domain-containing protein → MPIDNTPYETDGDLAKYTDSLIATKDSREPDWNTLSFQAKAGDQYKRAQIRYVGSGATGNHENDNRIIPSGGFTFSNMLLPPGAEGPEHTHHDVEEAFFVLEGQVRVGIHRGADEAEYRTLGYRDMIVVPAGVARSLKNEGDTDALFCVIIGTQKPQVPTYPEHSPMHGITRD, encoded by the coding sequence GTGCCCATCGACAACACCCCCTACGAGACCGACGGCGACCTCGCGAAGTACACCGACTCGCTCATCGCCACCAAGGACTCCCGCGAGCCCGACTGGAACACCCTCTCCTTCCAGGCGAAGGCCGGCGACCAGTACAAGCGCGCCCAGATCCGCTACGTCGGCTCCGGCGCCACCGGCAACCACGAGAACGACAACCGCATCATCCCGTCCGGCGGCTTCACCTTCTCCAACATGCTGCTGCCGCCCGGCGCCGAGGGCCCCGAGCACACCCACCACGACGTCGAGGAAGCCTTCTTCGTCCTCGAGGGCCAGGTCAGGGTCGGCATCCACCGTGGCGCCGACGAGGCCGAGTACCGCACCCTCGGCTACCGCGACATGATCGTCGTGCCCGCCGGAGTGGCCCGCTCGCTGAAGAACGAGGGCGACACCGACGCCCTGTTCTGCGTCATCATCGGCACGCAGAAGCCGCAGGTCCCGACGTACCCCGAGCACTCCCCGATGCACGGCATCACCCGCGACTGA
- a CDS encoding aspartate dehydrogenase domain-containing protein — protein sequence MTTTTDRPTSVDRTAHPTRPVRRIGLVGWGAIGRVVGTALTEGHIPGAELTCIIDNRPLVDAPAPQLSFEDALAVCDLIVEAAGQAVVREWAERVLDSGTDLLIASTGALVDPGLVDRLRAAGPGRVYFTGGAVGGLDLLQAVRGMGALTSVRLTTTKLPATLHQPWMDAELTERLRTATGPVEVMRGTARDVPVKFPKSTNVAASVALATGDPDLVEVVVVADPAATLTRHVIEADGPHGTYRFEVAHRPDATNPATSQVVPHAVLRSLAAVVGRAGQIL from the coding sequence ATGACCACCACCACCGACCGACCCACCTCCGTCGACCGCACCGCGCACCCCACGCGTCCCGTGCGCCGCATCGGACTCGTCGGCTGGGGCGCCATCGGCCGCGTCGTCGGCACCGCCCTCACCGAAGGCCACATCCCCGGCGCCGAGCTGACCTGCATCATCGACAACCGGCCCCTCGTCGACGCCCCCGCACCCCAGCTGTCCTTCGAGGACGCACTCGCCGTCTGCGACCTCATCGTCGAAGCCGCCGGCCAGGCCGTTGTGCGGGAGTGGGCCGAGCGGGTCCTCGACAGCGGAACCGACCTGCTGATCGCCTCCACCGGAGCGCTCGTCGACCCCGGACTCGTCGACCGGCTGCGCGCGGCAGGCCCGGGACGCGTCTATTTCACCGGCGGCGCCGTCGGCGGACTCGACCTCCTCCAGGCCGTACGGGGAATGGGTGCCCTCACCTCCGTACGCCTGACCACGACGAAGCTGCCCGCCACCCTGCACCAGCCGTGGATGGACGCCGAACTCACCGAACGGCTGCGGACCGCCACCGGACCCGTCGAGGTGATGCGCGGTACCGCCCGCGACGTCCCGGTGAAGTTCCCCAAGTCCACCAACGTCGCCGCGTCCGTGGCCCTCGCTACCGGCGACCCGGACCTCGTCGAGGTCGTCGTCGTCGCCGACCCGGCCGCCACCCTCACCCGGCACGTCATCGAGGCGGACGGCCCGCACGGCACCTACCGCTTCGAGGTCGCCCACCGGCCCGACGCCACCAACCCGGCCACCAGCCAGGTCGTGCCGCACGCCGTACTGCGCAGCCTCGCAGCCGTCGTCGGCCGGGCAGGGCAGATCCTGTGA
- a CDS encoding alpha/beta fold hydrolase yields MTATLTTAAVHTQEAGNPDAPLLLCLHGIGSSSAAFAPQLAGLSDQVRVVAWDAPGYAASTDPGRAPGLDGYADTAAALIRDRGGRAHVLGVSWGGVIALRLAARHPDLVESLIVADSSRGSGTDPDKAAAMRARAAQLAAEGPDAFAAARGPRLVSADAPDELVERVVATMAASIRTPGYGYAADAMAEADLTADLPAITAPALVLCGEQDTVTGPKESQAIAGGLTKSVYVTLSGAGHLSNQERPEAFNAWVRAHLHVVARTPA; encoded by the coding sequence GTGACCGCCACCCTCACCACCGCGGCCGTCCACACCCAGGAGGCCGGGAACCCCGACGCACCGCTGCTGCTCTGCCTGCACGGCATCGGCTCCTCCTCCGCCGCCTTCGCCCCGCAGCTCGCCGGACTCTCCGACCAGGTACGGGTCGTCGCCTGGGACGCCCCCGGGTACGCGGCCTCCACCGACCCCGGCCGGGCCCCCGGCCTCGACGGGTACGCCGACACCGCGGCCGCGCTGATCCGTGACCGCGGCGGCCGCGCCCACGTCCTCGGCGTCTCCTGGGGCGGCGTCATCGCCCTGCGTCTTGCCGCCCGCCACCCCGACCTCGTCGAGTCCCTGATCGTCGCCGACTCCAGCCGCGGCTCCGGCACCGACCCGGACAAGGCGGCCGCCATGCGCGCCCGCGCGGCGCAGCTCGCCGCCGAAGGCCCGGACGCCTTCGCCGCCGCCCGCGGCCCGCGTCTCGTCTCCGCCGACGCCCCCGACGAACTCGTCGAGCGCGTCGTGGCGACCATGGCCGCCTCGATCCGTACCCCCGGATACGGCTACGCCGCCGACGCGATGGCCGAGGCCGACCTCACCGCCGACCTGCCCGCCATCACCGCACCGGCCCTCGTCCTCTGCGGTGAACAGGACACCGTCACCGGACCGAAGGAGTCCCAAGCCATCGCGGGCGGCCTCACCAAGTCCGTGTACGTGACCCTCTCCGGCGCCGGACACCTCTCCAACCAGGAACGGCCCGAGGCCTTCAACGCCTGGGTCCGCGCCCACCTCCACGTCGTCGCCCGCACCCCCGCGTGA
- a CDS encoding VOC family protein, whose product MTHQNRTAYENVHARPAVLPEPVARLRALRSVELHTPAFTESTDFYTEVWGLEPVEQDRDATWLRGTGEEHHVLALTRGERNGLGRITFAVATPAEIDEAARRLLARGIVPVAGPGPLDQVGGGYGLRFTDPEGRLIELSAQTHAVTPRGRDAAVPVGVTHTVLNTTDIDAAVAFYTSVLGLRVSDWSEHQMAFLRCNADHHCIAFNQAAWASLNHVAYEMTSVDHFMRGLGRLRHHGINPQWGPGRHGPGNNTFSYFTDPAGLVCEYTSEVAQIVEDTWIAKVWRRTPDLSDLWGTAGPPSQKIRCHMAGEPDAGPLAPATDEVSA is encoded by the coding sequence ATGACTCACCAGAACCGCACGGCGTACGAGAACGTCCACGCCCGCCCCGCCGTCCTGCCCGAACCCGTCGCCCGGCTGCGCGCCCTGCGCTCCGTCGAGCTGCACACCCCCGCCTTCACCGAGTCCACCGACTTCTACACCGAGGTGTGGGGTCTGGAACCCGTCGAGCAGGACCGCGACGCCACCTGGCTGCGCGGCACCGGTGAAGAACACCACGTCCTCGCCCTCACCCGCGGCGAACGCAACGGCCTCGGCCGCATCACCTTCGCCGTGGCCACCCCCGCCGAGATCGACGAGGCCGCCCGCCGTCTCCTCGCCAGAGGCATCGTCCCCGTCGCCGGACCCGGCCCGCTCGACCAGGTCGGCGGCGGATACGGACTCCGCTTCACCGACCCCGAGGGCCGGCTCATCGAACTCAGCGCCCAGACGCATGCCGTCACCCCGCGCGGCCGGGACGCCGCCGTGCCCGTCGGTGTCACCCACACCGTCCTCAACACCACAGACATCGATGCCGCCGTCGCCTTCTACACCTCGGTCCTCGGGCTGCGCGTCTCCGACTGGTCCGAGCACCAGATGGCCTTCCTGCGCTGCAACGCCGACCACCACTGCATCGCCTTCAACCAGGCCGCATGGGCGTCGCTGAACCACGTCGCGTACGAGATGACATCGGTGGACCACTTCATGCGCGGCCTCGGCCGGCTCCGCCACCACGGCATCAACCCGCAGTGGGGGCCGGGCCGGCACGGACCCGGCAACAACACCTTCTCGTACTTCACCGACCCCGCCGGACTCGTCTGCGAATACACCTCCGAGGTCGCCCAGATCGTCGAGGACACGTGGATCGCCAAGGTCTGGCGGCGCACCCCCGACCTCTCCGACCTGTGGGGGACCGCAGGTCCGCCGTCCCAGAAGATCCGCTGCCACATGGCCGGCGAACCCGACGCCGGGCCCCTGGCCCCAGCCACCGACGAGGTGTCCGCATGA
- a CDS encoding Rieske 2Fe-2S domain-containing protein, with the protein MTTDTATHTGETTRPSEVARPGNRTADRLFTTGIRNQWYAVCPSDSVPAGGMKRLTLLGEEWLLFRRADGTLHMLEDRCPHRGARLSLGKHLGDRIACWYHGVQVDGTGTVAAVPGLAGCNLEGKQLVAAPHVIETGGAILAYFGDDEHPEPAPLVLPEQLTDPDVSAFLCYAEWNVNWRYAVENLLDPMHGSFLHRDSHSMSEGQTTARFRIRETERGFFFEKTDQSGVNFDWVELCRTGVDWVDLTIPYPPTAGPGGPFGIVGMATPIDEDRCAVFFWRYRRVTDWQRDTWRFLYRTVLEDRHWDVLEQDRIMLEELRSDADQAENLYQHDLGVVRVRRMYRTEAEAQAKANTTG; encoded by the coding sequence ATGACCACCGACACCGCAACACACACCGGCGAGACCACCCGGCCCTCCGAAGTCGCGCGCCCCGGCAACCGCACCGCCGACCGCCTCTTCACCACCGGCATACGCAATCAGTGGTACGCCGTCTGCCCCTCCGACTCCGTCCCCGCCGGCGGCATGAAGCGCCTCACCCTCCTCGGCGAGGAATGGCTCCTGTTCCGCCGCGCCGACGGCACCCTCCACATGCTCGAGGACCGCTGCCCCCACCGCGGCGCCCGGCTCTCCCTCGGCAAACACCTCGGCGACCGGATCGCCTGCTGGTACCACGGCGTCCAGGTCGACGGCACCGGCACCGTCGCCGCCGTACCCGGCCTGGCCGGCTGCAACCTCGAAGGCAAACAGCTCGTCGCCGCACCCCACGTCATCGAGACCGGCGGCGCGATCCTCGCCTACTTCGGGGACGACGAACACCCCGAACCGGCCCCTCTCGTCCTGCCGGAACAGCTCACCGACCCCGACGTCTCGGCCTTCCTCTGCTACGCGGAGTGGAACGTCAACTGGCGCTACGCCGTCGAGAACCTCCTCGACCCCATGCACGGGTCGTTCCTGCACCGCGACTCGCACAGCATGTCCGAAGGGCAGACCACCGCCCGCTTCCGGATCCGCGAGACAGAACGCGGCTTCTTCTTCGAGAAGACCGACCAGAGCGGCGTGAACTTCGACTGGGTCGAACTCTGCCGCACCGGCGTCGACTGGGTCGACCTGACCATCCCGTACCCGCCCACCGCCGGCCCCGGCGGCCCCTTCGGCATCGTCGGCATGGCCACCCCGATCGACGAGGACCGCTGCGCCGTCTTCTTCTGGCGCTACCGCCGCGTCACGGACTGGCAGCGCGACACCTGGCGCTTCCTGTACAGGACCGTGCTGGAGGACCGCCACTGGGACGTCCTCGAACAGGACCGGATCATGCTCGAAGAACTCCGCAGCGACGCCGACCAGGCGGAGAACCTCTACCAGCACGACCTGGGCGTCGTCCGCGTCCGCCGCATGTACCGCACCGAAGCAGAGGCCCAGGCCAAGGCGAACACCACCGGCTGA
- a CDS encoding recombinase-like helix-turn-helix domain-containing protein has product MTTPQYLNPHQARTADPTPYEKKLAAVIEDVFGTGAHDLPGLVAGLNARDLPAPDGNPWTEDTFRTEMRRLGA; this is encoded by the coding sequence ATGACCACCCCGCAGTACCTCAACCCCCACCAGGCACGCACCGCCGACCCCACCCCGTACGAGAAGAAACTCGCCGCGGTGATCGAGGACGTCTTCGGCACCGGCGCCCACGACCTGCCCGGCCTCGTCGCCGGACTCAACGCCCGCGACCTGCCCGCCCCCGACGGCAACCCGTGGACCGAGGACACCTTCCGCACCGAGATGCGACGACTGGGAGCGTGA
- a CDS encoding thiamine pyrophosphate-binding protein yields the protein MTQPNGGDLLVETLRGLGVDTVFGIVSVHNLPLVEAVDRDLRFVPVRHEAAAVNAADGYARATGRLGCALTSTGTGAGNAAGSLIESLSSGTPVLHITGQIDSEYLGSGRGFIHETKDQLGMLRAVSTHAVTVTDAADAGDILRDAAARALTAPHGPVSVEWPIDLQFAPQQLTGTPVPVNSPPALPDPALLDEAAALLAAAHRPLVWAGGGANSARPELAALLDALNAGLVTSNSGRGSVPESDERVLGNYATAPAGRALLAEADVLLSVGTHFRSNETADYSLELPSAHIQLDLDPAAPGRVYPATCALHGDAAAVLTALLERISGSGTETDWPARVRKARNDARSAQRHAIGPQAAVNDAIRDACPPASVIARDVTIPSSTWGNRLLEITDPATNVFPRGGGIGQGLAMGIGAALGRPDTPTVVIAGDGGLAVHLGELLTLAQERPRLTLLVFNDGGYGVLRNMQDTHFPRRSGVDLTTPDFATLAAAVGLPYARIATEADAGPVIKEATASDGPTLVEIDLAALGPMNTPFTPPVKLPSTATGQGGDPR from the coding sequence ATGACCCAACCCAACGGCGGCGACCTGCTCGTCGAGACGCTGCGCGGACTCGGCGTCGACACGGTGTTCGGCATCGTCAGCGTGCACAACCTGCCGCTCGTCGAAGCCGTGGACCGCGACCTGCGCTTCGTCCCCGTGCGCCACGAAGCCGCCGCAGTCAACGCGGCCGACGGCTACGCCCGCGCCACCGGACGCCTCGGCTGCGCCCTCACCAGCACCGGCACCGGAGCGGGCAACGCGGCCGGCTCCCTCATCGAGTCCCTCAGCTCCGGCACCCCCGTCCTCCACATCACCGGCCAGATCGACAGCGAATACCTCGGCTCCGGACGCGGCTTCATCCACGAGACCAAGGACCAGCTCGGCATGCTCCGCGCGGTCTCCACCCACGCCGTCACCGTGACCGACGCCGCCGACGCGGGCGACATCCTCCGCGACGCCGCCGCCCGCGCCCTCACCGCCCCGCACGGCCCCGTCAGCGTCGAATGGCCCATCGACCTGCAGTTCGCCCCCCAGCAGCTGACCGGCACCCCCGTACCCGTCAACTCACCCCCGGCCTTGCCCGACCCGGCACTCCTCGACGAAGCCGCGGCCCTCCTCGCCGCCGCACACCGGCCCCTCGTCTGGGCCGGCGGCGGAGCCAACAGCGCCCGCCCCGAACTCGCGGCACTCCTCGACGCGCTGAACGCCGGACTCGTCACCTCCAACTCCGGCCGCGGCTCCGTCCCCGAGTCCGACGAACGCGTCCTCGGCAACTACGCCACCGCCCCCGCCGGACGCGCCCTCCTCGCCGAAGCCGACGTGCTGCTCTCCGTCGGCACCCACTTCCGCTCCAACGAGACCGCCGACTACAGCCTCGAACTGCCTTCGGCGCACATCCAGCTGGACCTCGACCCGGCCGCCCCCGGCCGCGTCTACCCGGCCACCTGCGCCCTGCACGGCGACGCGGCCGCCGTCCTCACGGCCCTCCTGGAACGCATCAGCGGCAGCGGTACGGAGACGGACTGGCCGGCCCGCGTACGCAAGGCCCGTAACGACGCCCGCAGCGCACAACGCCACGCGATCGGCCCGCAGGCCGCAGTCAACGACGCGATCCGCGACGCCTGCCCGCCCGCATCCGTCATCGCCCGTGACGTCACCATCCCCTCCTCCACCTGGGGAAACCGGCTGCTGGAGATCACCGACCCGGCGACCAACGTCTTCCCCCGCGGCGGAGGCATCGGCCAAGGTCTCGCCATGGGCATCGGCGCCGCACTCGGCCGCCCCGACACCCCCACCGTCGTCATCGCAGGCGACGGCGGCCTCGCCGTCCACCTCGGCGAACTCCTCACCCTCGCCCAGGAGAGGCCCCGGCTCACCCTCCTCGTCTTCAACGACGGAGGCTACGGCGTCCTGCGCAACATGCAGGACACCCACTTCCCCCGACGCTCCGGAGTCGACCTCACCACCCCCGACTTCGCCACGCTCGCCGCCGCCGTCGGACTGCCGTACGCCCGGATCGCCACCGAAGCGGACGCGGGCCCCGTCATCAAGGAAGCCACCGCCTCCGACGGTCCCACCCTCGTCGAGATCGACCTCGCCGCACTCGGCCCGATGAACACACCGTTCACCCCGCCCGTCAAGCTCCCTTCGACCGCCACCGGACAAGGAGGCGACCCGCGATGA